The segment CTGGTTTCCAGCACGAACCCCATGTTACTGGAGGTGGTAAAGCAGCTGTAGAGCATCCATCCTTCAAATGGGTCAATATAATACTTGGTAACTTAAAAAATGCGCTCAAAGGTACTTATCATGCAATTAATCGCAAGCATGTTCCGCGGTACCTGGCAGAATTTCAGTACAGATTCAATCGCCGATATGATCTGCCGTCCATGATTCACAGACTGATTTATGTTGCTCTTAGGACTCCACCCATGCCATCAACCATGCTTTCTATGGCTGAAGCAGAGTGGTAATCAGATTGTTTTATATG is part of the Desulforegula conservatrix Mb1Pa genome and harbors:
- a CDS encoding transposase produces the protein GFQHEPHVTGGGKAAVEHPSFKWVNIILGNLKNALKGTYHAINRKHVPRYLAEFQYRFNRRYDLPSMIHRLIYVALRTPPMPSTMLSMAEAEW